The sequence GAGGCCCACCAAGGGCACATCCTGCAGCCGGTAAGCTTCCACTGCGCGGGCGAGGAAGGCGTCGAGCCGGGACGTCTCCACCCGCAGGCTCTCCTGGTCGAAGACGCCCTCACGCAGGCGCTTGAAGAAGCGACGCATCGGGCCTTCGAGCACGGGACCCTGCAGCGCGAGGTGGCCCGCGCCCGGGTTGATGCGGTCGACCACCGGCACAAGGTCGTGGGCGTCGCCGCCGGTGCCGTGCAGGAGCACCCACACGGGCGCGCCCGCAACGGACGGGCGCTCGAAGAGGTGTTGATACTCGGTAGGCTGGCTCATGACTTCAAAGCGGGGATGGGCGGCAAGACGCGGACGATCTCGCTGCGGTGGGCTTCGTATTGCGGCGGCAGCTTGAGGCTGCTGCCCAGGCTTTCGACCGGCTCGTCGAGCGTGAACCCGGGGCCGTCGGTCGACAACTCGAACAGGATACCGTTGGGCTCGCGGAAGTAGCCTGCCGTGAAGTAGCTGCGGTCGATCGGGCCGTTGAGCGGCAGACCGGCGCGGCGCACTTGCTCGCTGACTTGCTGGTGCGTTTCGATATCGGGCACGCGGAACGCCACGTGGTGGATGCTGCCGCGGCCGGGGCGGGCCGGAGCCGAGGTGCGGTCTTCCAGCAAGTCCACATACTGGCCATACGTGTGGCCCTTGGCAAAGAAGCGTTGGCGCGCCCCCTCGGTAGGCCCGGCCTCGAAGCCCAGCAGCGACGTGAGCACCGTAGCGGTGGCGCTGGGGCGCGGAACCCGCAGCGTGATGCTGTGGAAGCCGCGCAACTGCTCCGCCTCCGCGATGGAAGACTGCGGCCACGTGGCGACCGGCGAATCGGGCGACACCGCGCCGACCAGCTCGACCGTAAAGCCGTCGTTGTCCTGGCTGATGAGTACGGGCTGGCCAAAGCGGTCCTCACGCATCACCGGGCGACCGGCCTCACGCAGGCGGACTTCCCAAGCGTCCAGGGCGTCGGGCGACACGTGGTAGGCCACCGCGCTCGCCTCGTGGTTGCCGGGCTTGCGCTGGGCCAGATGCGGCCACGGGAAGTAAGTCAAAGCCGTCCCGGGCAGGGCCTTGTAGTCCCCATAATAGAGGTGGTAAGTGCCCGGGTCGTCGAAATTCACGGTCTGCTTCGTCAGCCGGAGTCCCCAGAAGTCGCGGTATTCACGCACGTTCGCTTCCGGGCCAGCCGTCATGGCCGTGATGTGATGGATTCCAGTTACTGCTGCCATAATCGTGATAGGTTTATGAGAGCAACATGGCAAATAATGTCTTGATGTCAAGACATTGAGCCTATTTCTGTTTGCTCTAGACCAAACATGCTCTACATGAGTGAAGCGCGTTAAGCCCAGCCCGTGATTTAGGGCGGGTGAGTGGTACCGCCCGGATGCCATCCGATGCTGGGCTTCAAGCCTGATCTTCAACTCCCCGAGTTTCACTACGAGCGATTCGAGGTAAGAGCCTACTCGGTGTCTTACTACGCTTACCGGGGGCGACTCTTCACTGCCTATCGGTGGGATAAGCAGAAGAAACGCTGCTTCTACTACTTCAACGATCCGGAGAAGATGAAGGCCTACCTGGCCCCCGTCGGGCAGTCCGAGCGGGCACCTGAGACCTACGCCGTGCCGGAGGAGCTGCTGCAGGACTGACTGTCGCTGCACCACGCCTTCCCCTCAGGATGACTGGAGAAATGACTTTTCATCCCGCCCTCGATCCGACACGTTTGGCAAGATGTGCCCTTCTCTCTCCTCCGAGTCACAGCCTGCACCCATCATCATTGGCGACTACCCGGTAGTACCCCGCCAGCGTTACACGCCAGAGAAACCGCATCCGCAGATTCATCAAGCCTGCCTGGACGTCAGAGGAGAAATCCTTGAGCTGTTGCGCTCCTTCCAAGCCTACGAACAGGAGTTGCTGAGCGTCCCGACGGAGCCCCAAGCGGATGCACCCCAACAGTTCGCCTGGAATAACGGCTTTTTGGCCTTTTTGGATGCGATGGGCCTCTATGGTTTCCTTGCCCAGCAGAAGCCACGCAATTATTTGGAGATTGGGTCCGGCAATTCCACCCGTTTGGCCCATGCGGCTCGGCAAAAGCACAGCCCACACACCCGAATTACCTCAATAGACCCGTTTCCCCGGGCGGAAATCGATGCCCTCTGTGATGAAGTGATTCGTGCGCCGCTAGAAGAAACCGACCTGAAGTGGATTGAGCGACTGGATGCGGGCGATATTCTGTTTTTCGACGGTTCACACCGCGTGTTCCAGAATTCCGACGTAGAGGTGTTTTTCCTGGAGGTGCTGCCGCGGCTGCGGCCCGGGGTCCTAGTGCAGGTCCATGATATTTTCTGGCCGATCGACTATCCTCAGGGGATCATGGACCGGTTTTACTCCGAGCAGTACATGTTGGGTATGCTCATCGCTTTTGCCCCGGAAAAGATCCGTATCCGGCTGCCCAACACGTTTATTTCCCTCAACGAAGCGCTCGAACCCCATTTCCCTCGCCTGCTCGGGGGCGGGAACGTCCCGCGCGAGCACTGGCACGGCTGCTCTTTCTGGTTTGAGTGGCTGGGATAACTTAGCAAAAAGCCTCCCGCCGTGGCAACTGCGAGAGGCTCCTGAAAGCTAACGGCTTTCGTGCCCGGCCTACGCGCGCTTGCGGCGCAGGGCGATCAGGCCGAGGGCACCGAGACCCGCAAAGGCGGCCACCGTCGAGGGCTCGGGCACGGCCCCGACCTGGCTCCAGTTGGCTGGGTCAGTGACACCGAGGGAATTGGAGGCCTGGACCGAGCCGGTGCTGGTCAAGAGGTAATCGTAGCCTGCGTAGAGGGACCAGAATTGGACGGAATCTCCATCCGTGACCGTGTAGTTCGTAGAGTCAGCGCTGTAGCCATAAAAGTTCGAGCTGCTGACGTTACCGTCTGCATCGGTCTCAAAGGTATTCCCGGAAACGAAGGTACCGCCAAACGGGGTGTAAATCGTGGCGACATAGCCGCCATTGCCAATGTTGAACTCGATGCTCTGCAGGTCGGCCGGGGTCCAGATCTGGCTTTCCACCGAAGTACCTCCGTTGTCGAGCGCAATGGTAATCGTCACCGGCGTCTCGGCGTCAAAAGCGCCGAAAGCCTGGGAGAGCGTGTCTGAAAAGAGAAACGAAAACTCGAGCGCCTGAACGCTCGGGACGATGGCTAACGCCGCTAATGAAAAGAGGTTACGCATGTTCACGACACGCGAATTATGTAAACCCAAGACCCTGGTCAACCTGATAAAACAACCTATCAACAAGCGGGCCAGTTTTGCGGCTGTGTAATAAGCAACCGCCATGAATCTTCCCTCCACGGGCCCATTTGCAGCCATTGAAAATCAGCGTAGTGCGTTCGTATGCCCTCACCTCCGCCCTTGCCTTGTGCGGGCGGATGGGCATGATGCGGCGTTTCATGGACGCAGCCAGCATGATTCCGTTCCTCAAGCACCTCAGCGCCGAGAGCGCCAAGGTGATCAACCCGCTCTTCTTCAACCCCGACCTCCAAGTCGAGTGGAAGGAAGACAACACCCCGGTGACGTACGCCGACAAGAAGGCCGAAGAGGTCTTGCGCGAGCTCATCGGCAAGGAATTCCCCGACCACGGCATCGTGGGCGAGGAGTTCCCCAACGTAAACGAGGAGGCCGAATACACCTGGGTGCTCGACCCGATCGACGGCACGCGGTCCTTCGCCGCCGGCACCCCCCACTTCGGCACGCTCATCTGCCTGCGCAAGAACAAGCAACCCATCTGGGGCGTCATCCACATCTGCGCGCTCAACCGCCTCTACATCGGTAACAACGAGACGTGCTGGATGAACGACCGCCCGGTGAAGATGCGCGAAACGCCGGACCTCAAGAACTGCTTCCTGCTCACCACCGACCCGAAGCGCCCCTACCTCCACCACAGCACCGAAGGCTGGAACAAGCTGCTCGCCTCCACCGACCAGTTCCGCAGCTGGGGCGACTGCTTTGGCTACACCCTGCTTGCCAGCGGTGGCGCCGACATCATGTGCGACCCCAAGATGAGCCTGTGGGACATGGCCGCGCTCCTGCCCGTGATCCGTGGCGCCGGTGCCGCCGTCTCCAACTGGAACGGCAACGACCCGGTCGGCTCCGACAGCCTCATCGCGGCCCACCCCCGCCACCACGCGAAGATCATCGAGATCCTCAACCCGTAGGCTGGCGCACAACTCCTTTTGCACCAAGCGTGGACTGGCAACAGTCCACGCTTTTTTGTTTGTCGCGACGTAAGCAGAACCTCTTTTACAATTGGGGGTTATATCTCATAGGTCAGATTACTTAAAGGTTAACAGGCGGGAACCGCTTTAAAGGATAACCCAACATCCCCATGACAATCGCCCGCAAACTTCTCGTCATTCTGGCCGCCTCGACCCTCGGGCTGGCCCTCCTCCTCGCACTTGGGCATTACATTATCCGTGATAGTATCGACGAGGCCCGCCACTTGGTTCAAGGGACCTACGCCCCCATCGTCGAGCGCGACCTGCCAAAGATGGCTGCCATGGAAGGTGCCATCACGCTGCTGCTCAATGCCGACCGCGACGCCTACCAGGCCGAACTCGCCCAGCAAAAAGGCGCGCATACCAATCGCGAAGAAGCCCTCCAGAAATATATCGCCGAAGCCGACGAGAACATCGGGCAAGTCATTGAGCGGGTGACGCTGGCAAGCGAAGAATTTACGCCCGAGATGGACGAAACGTTCGCCCGGGTCCAGAAGCAGCACATTGCCTGGAAGGCCGAGCTGACCGAGTCCCTCCAACTGAGCGCGCAAATTCTGGCCGAGACCGATGCCGAAGCCGACGAGGCCCTCATCGAGCAGCGCCGCGCCCAGCAGGAGCATGTCGACAAAACCTTTAGCGCCATGCGCGCCAGTATCGACGAGCTGGTCGGCTTTTTCGAAGGCTACATCGCCACCGCCAATGAGCAACTGAAGGCGAAGAATGAAGCCGCCCTCGTAGCCCGCGCCACCAACGAAGCCCACGCCCACCAGATGCTGATCATTTTCTACGCCGTCGGCGGCGCCATCGTGCTCATCATCGCCCTGGCCCTGATCCAGACTACGCGCAGCATCGTCAAGGCGCTCACCAGCTCCATCACGCACCTCAACGAAAGCAGTCAGTCGGTCAATTCCGCCTCCGAGCAGCTCAGCGCCGCCAGCAACACCATTGCCGACGAAGCCGCCGAGCAGGCCGCCGCGCTGGAAGAAACCCTCGCCTCGCTCGAAGAGCTCAACGCCACCACGCAGATGAACACCGAACACGTCTCGCAGACCAGCGACCGCGTGACGGATATCCGCCAAAAGGTGACGCACGGCAGCGAAGTCATGGCCCGCATGCTCGAAGCGATGCAGCAGATCAGCCACAACGCCAACCAGACGGCCACCGTGATGCGCACGATCGACGAAATCGCCTTTCAGACCAACCTCCTGGCGCTCAACGCTGCCGTGGAAGCCGCCCGGGCGGGCGAAGCAGGCCGGGGCTTCGCCGTCGTGGCCGAAGAAGTCCGCAACCTGGCCCAGCGCAGCGCCGAAGCCGCCCGCTCCAGCAGCGGCATGATCGAAGCCTCCCACCGCAGCGCCAAGACGGGCATGGAAACCAGCGAACGCCTCGACGCCTTCCTCCGCGAGCTCGGCGGCGAGATGGACCAGATCGTAAGACTTTCCAACGAAGTGGCCACCGCATCCCGCGAACAGGCCCACGGCATCCAGCAGATCAGCAGCGCCGCCTCGCAGATCGACCAGTCCGTCCAACGCGGTGCCGCCACCGCCGAAGAGACCGCCAGCGCCAGCACCGAGCTCTCCAGCCTCTCGCAGCAGATGCTCCTGGTCGTGGGCGAGCTGCAAAAGATGGTCCAACGCGACGGCAAACGCCGCACTCGCGATGAAGACGGCGACGACCTGCCCTCCGCTTATGGGCACGAAGAGCCCAGCTTCTTTGTCGGCCGCAAACCCGGCCTCGAACCCAAAAAAGCTTCAACTCCTAAATCCCAAACCGAACGCTCTCAGCAGGAACTGATTGAAACCTTCTAAGAGAGTAACATGCGCAAGACAGCATTGATCATCGGCCTGGCCAGCATCGCCGCCCCCCAGCTTCGGGCGGAGGAGACGCAATACTGGGCCGCCTGGACCTTCCCGGAATGGCAAAGCGGCGGTTTTTCCACCGCCACCGCCCTCGAACAATATCACTTCGACGACGGTGACTTCAGCTTCTTCTACATCGGCCAGAAGATCAATTACGCCCTCAACGAGACCTGGAGCATCGGAGCCCACCCGGCCGTGGAAAACTGGCGGCGCGATGGGCGCTGGCAGCAGTATTACCGCCTCGAGCTGGAGGTGACGCCCACCTTCCAGCTGAGCGACAAACTGAGCCTCTCCCTCCGCAACCGCTACGAACTGCGCCGAGAAGAGGGCGAGATGGGAGACTCGGCCGACCGCTACCGCCCGTTGGCCACCGTAACCTACCAGGCTGCGTGGCTGCCCCGAATGACTTCTTACAGCGCATCTTACGAAATGTTTTACAGCTTCGACGCCGAACGGCCCATCGTCCACCGATATTCACCCATTCGCCTCACTTTTAAGCTTAATGAAAACATCTCCACAGCCGTATATTACCTTTATCAAAGCAAGCGTCAGGGCCTGAGCAACGAGTGGGATGGCACCCACGTCCTCGGCCTCTCCAGCAAATTGAAATTCTGACGCCCGACTTTTCACAGAAGAGAGCGAGATAGAGAGACAGAGTGAGATAGAGAAGAGCAACCAATCATAGCCCCGCCCACCCGGGCGGGGCTTCTTTATCCACCCATTACGTTGTCTCCCTCCCACCGCAGGCCCCATCCGGCACGACACTTGCGCCACGCTGCGCCGTTCCTTCTTCCCACTTCCTTCTTGCGCCTGCAGGGCGCACTTCGCGTTATACCTCGACCTTTTTGTCACAAACACGTTCCGAACATGTCTCGAATCAGCAACATCCTCACCCTCCTGGCCCTTCTGCTGGGCAGCGCCGCCTGCTTGAAGGCCGAACCGACCCAGTACTGGGCCGCCTGGGCCTTCGACGTCTGGGAAAGCGGTGACTTTTCCACCCAGACCAATCTGGAAAACCGCCACACCGATGGGCTGAAGCTCGACTACCTTCGCCTGACGCAAAAATTCGAGTACCAGCTCAACGACACCTGGGCCTTCGTCATCAGCCCCACCATCGAATCCCAGCGTCGCCCCGGCGACTGGCGCGAGACCTACCGCCTGGAATTCGAGCTCAACCCCACCTTCAAGCTGACGGACCGCCTCTCCCTCAAGCTGCGCAACCGCTACGAAGCACGCCGCCGCGAAGGCTCCGGCAACGAAGCCTTCGACCGCTTCCGCCACCGCACCATGCTGACCTACAAGGCCGCCTGGCTCCCCGGGATGACCTCCGTCAGCATCGCCAACGAGATCTACTACGACTTCAATGCCGAGCGCCTCATGACCAATCGCTTTTACCCGGTCATGCTCGGCTTCAAGATCAACGATCACATCAAGGCCAGCACCTACTACATGTATCAGTCGGGCCGCACCGCCGTGCAGAGCGACGACTGGGCGGGCTTCCACGTCATCGGCGTCTCCAGCACCTTCTCGTTTTAAGACCCGAGAAAACCATCCCTTTGATGAAGCCCCGTTTTAACCAACGGGGCTTTTTTGTGCGCGGTTCGCGAAGGCGATACGGGGGCACCCCACTACCCCACCGATTGCGCGAGCAGCATGAGGCCGAGCTGCACGAGGCCCACAATAAAGCCGATCACGCCGCCGAGCAGCTCGATCTGGCGAAACTCCTGCCCGGCCAAGCGGTGGATGACCGCCTCCAGCTGGCCCAAATCGAACGCCTCCACCTTTTCGCGCACGAGACGCTGCACATCGAGGTGCTGCTCCGCCTCGTTGGCAAAGCGCGCCTTGATCGGCTCCGCTTGCCGCGTCATCTCCTCCAGCGCGATCTTGTGCACCTGCCCCAACATGCTGTCGTTGAGGAAGCTACCGACCAGCGGCATCTTTTTCAGGCGCGGGCCCATGCGCTCGTAGATCAACGTGTCGGCCGCCTGACGTAGGTAGGGGTTGAGGTCGATCTTCTGGATCTCGGCCTTCAAGGTGTGGGAGGTCAGCAGCTCGGTCGCCACGATTTCGCCCGTCTTGGAGGCGATCTCACGCTGGCGGCGCGGGATCAGGCCCTGGTAGCGAATGCCGAGCAGCCGCTTCTCCTCGCGCGGGCTGAAGAGCATATGGATAGCCAGCCGATTGGTCAGCCAGCCAATCAGGGCGGAGATAAACGGGAGCGTTGCCAGAATGATCCACTGCATGGGGTTATGCAATAAGGCGCGGGATGGGCCGTAATGCAAGTTTTGGGGCCATGCTTGGCGCAGGCGCGCAAACGTGTCACTGGTAAAACCATGAGCGAGCGCGCACCCCTCGTGCAACCCACCGAGTCCGGCCCCTACTGCGCGGCGGGCGATTTTTACATCGACCCATGGCGCCCCGTCGACCGGGCAGTGATCACCCACGCGCACAGTGACCACGCGCGCCGGGGTGCCCGCATTTACCTGTGCGCCGAGGTGGGCCGCGAAATCCTGCGCGAACGCGTCGGCGGCAGCCAGTCCACGATCGAGACGCTGCCCTACGGCGGCTCGACCACGATCAACGGCGTCAAGGTGTCGCTGCACCCCGCCGGGCATATCCTCGGCAGCGCGCAGGTGCGGATCGAGCACCAAGGTGAGGTGTGGGTTGTCAGTGGAGACTACAACCCGACGCACGCCAGCAACTCCTGCACCCCGTGGGAGCCCGTGCGCTGCCACACCTTCATCACCGAATCGACCTTCGGGCTGCCGATCTACCGCTGGCCGGAGCCCCAGGAAGTCTTTGGCGAGATCCACGCCTGGTGGCGGCGCAATCAGGAGCAGGGCCTCGCCAGCGTATTGCCCGCCTACCCGCTCGGCAAGAGCCAGCGCCTACTGGCCGGGCTCGACGCTTCCCTCGGGCCGATTGCCGTGCACGGGAGCGTAAAGACCTACCTGCCGATGTACGAGCGCGCCGGGGTGAAGCTCGCGCCAACCATGCCCTTGAGCGAGGAATCCGTGCCCGAGCTGAAGGGCCGGGGCCTGATCGTGACCTCCTCCGCCGCGCAGGAAGTGGGGCTGATCCGCAAGCTCGGCGGCGTCAGTTGGGCCTTTGCCAGTGGCTGGATGATGACCCGCGCCGCCCGCCGCAATCGCGACTTCGACCGCGGCTTCGTGCTCAGCGACCACGCGGACTGGCCCGGCCTGCTCAAGGCCGTCGAAGCGACCGGGGCGGAGCGCATCGGTGTCACCCACGGCCAAGTCGACGCCTTCAGCCGCTACCTGCGCGAGCAGGGCAAAGACGCCTACGTTTTCCCCACCCGCTACGTCGGGGAAGCACAAGGCGAAGGCCTGCAGGAAGACACCCCCGCCGAAGCCGCCCGCCCTGAGTCGGTTGACACTCCCCGCGCCGAGGCCTAGACCCCGTAAACGATGTACGAGCTCCTTTACTTCCTCCAGCTTGCGCTGACGGTTTACGCCCTCTACCACGCCTTCCGGCATGGCGCACCCTGGTGGTGGTTCCTGCTCATCTTTTTCTTCCAGCCGCTGGGCGCGATCATCTACCTCGTGGTGGAAGTATTGCCGGGGATGCGCGCGCAAAACAACCAGGTGCGCATGGCCAGTGCGCATCGCTCCGAGCCGACCAAATCCGACGTAAAATCTCTGCGTCGACAGGCCGAGGAAACGCCTACGCCGCGCAATTACGCCCTGCTGGCCGATGCCCTCGCCCGCAACGGCGAGCCGGAAGAAGCCGTGCGCCTTTATCGCGAAGAGTGCCTGCACGGCCACAACGCGACCGATGCCGAGCTGCTGGAAGGCCTCGTGCGGGCCCAACTGGCGGCCAAGGACGGCCCCGGTGCGCTCGATACGCTCGACCGCATCCCCGACCAAGGCATCTCCGCCGAAAAGCAGGAGCGCCAGCTGTTGCGAGGGCGCGCGCTGATGCTGGCCGAGCGGAATGAGGAGGCGCTCGCTCTGCTGGAGCAGCTCGTGACCGTCTACCCCGGCGAAGAGGCCCGCGTCTGCCTCGGCGAAACGCAGGCCAAGCTCGGCCAGAGCGAAAAAGCCCGGGAGACCTTTCAGGAAGTGATCCGCAACGTGCGCCGCCTCAAGGGCAACTGGCGCCAGCGGCAAGTGACCTTCCTCCGGCGCGCCCAGCGAGGGTTGAAGAGCCTGTAGCGGCTTATTGAGTGGACAAAGACGGAGCCTTATTCACCACACGCGAGCTTTTATTTACACCACAGTGGCACCCATCTGGGGTGCATTCTTGATCCTTAGAAATCCCGGAGTGTCGGTCCGCTACTGCGGACCTCAACCCCGCGCTGAGAGCTGGCAAGCCTTTGGCTTGCTGGATGATGCAGCATCCCGGAGGGATGCCAGCAAGATAGCCGGTGGTTGAGGACGCTTGGCGTCCGACACCACCGGATAGTTTCGAACCAGAGTTTGCACCCTGGAAGGGTGCCACTGCGAAAGGGCTCGCTCAAAAGGACACTAGCAGGTTTTCGGCGGGTAGATGAGGATAGCCGCCTAGCGCGTTAGGCTTGTGGCCGGTGCGGTTGGTTGCTAATATCCAGACTGTTAGCCCAACCACCCGTCGATCTCCCTTGCCATGAAGTATTTTCGCCCCTGCCTCTGCCTGTTCCTCACCGGTACCCTCGGCCTTTCCGCCGCCCTCACCCCGCCCAGCTCCGACTGGAGGGACTACACCGCCTCCCAGCACCCCGACCTCGCCACCATGCGCTGGATGGGCTCGGGTGAAGATTTCTGGCCTTGGATCTGGTGGTACCCGCAGCTCAAGTGGATCTACCTCGACCACCAGGGCACCAGCGCAAGCGATCCCTACCGCTTCTGGGCAGGGCTGCTGCATCACGACCTGCTCTACGCCTACACCAGCCCGGAGGTGACGCTGCCCGGCGGCCTCTTGCCCGGCGCAAAGTTCCGACTCGCCC comes from Verrucomicrobiota bacterium JB022 and encodes:
- a CDS encoding ring-cleaving dioxygenase, which translates into the protein MAAVTGIHHITAMTAGPEANVREYRDFWGLRLTKQTVNFDDPGTYHLYYGDYKALPGTALTYFPWPHLAQRKPGNHEASAVAYHVSPDALDAWEVRLREAGRPVMREDRFGQPVLISQDNDGFTVELVGAVSPDSPVATWPQSSIAEAEQLRGFHSITLRVPRPSATATVLTSLLGFEAGPTEGARQRFFAKGHTYGQYVDLLEDRTSAPARPGRGSIHHVAFRVPDIETHQQVSEQVRRAGLPLNGPIDRSYFTAGYFREPNGILFELSTDGPGFTLDEPVESLGSSLKLPPQYEAHRSEIVRVLPPIPALKS
- a CDS encoding class I SAM-dependent methyltransferase — encoded protein: MCPSLSSESQPAPIIIGDYPVVPRQRYTPEKPHPQIHQACLDVRGEILELLRSFQAYEQELLSVPTEPQADAPQQFAWNNGFLAFLDAMGLYGFLAQQKPRNYLEIGSGNSTRLAHAARQKHSPHTRITSIDPFPRAEIDALCDEVIRAPLEETDLKWIERLDAGDILFFDGSHRVFQNSDVEVFFLEVLPRLRPGVLVQVHDIFWPIDYPQGIMDRFYSEQYMLGMLIAFAPEKIRIRLPNTFISLNEALEPHFPRLLGGGNVPREHWHGCSFWFEWLG
- a CDS encoding PEP-CTERM sorting domain-containing protein, with amino-acid sequence MRNLFSLAALAIVPSVQALEFSFLFSDTLSQAFGAFDAETPVTITIALDNGGTSVESQIWTPADLQSIEFNIGNGGYVATIYTPFGGTFVSGNTFETDADGNVSSSNFYGYSADSTNYTVTDGDSVQFWSLYAGYDYLLTSTGSVQASNSLGVTDPANWSQVGAVPEPSTVAAFAGLGALGLIALRRKRA
- a CDS encoding inositol monophosphatase family protein; protein product: MKISVVRSYALTSALALCGRMGMMRRFMDAASMIPFLKHLSAESAKVINPLFFNPDLQVEWKEDNTPVTYADKKAEEVLRELIGKEFPDHGIVGEEFPNVNEEAEYTWVLDPIDGTRSFAAGTPHFGTLICLRKNKQPIWGVIHICALNRLYIGNNETCWMNDRPVKMRETPDLKNCFLLTTDPKRPYLHHSTEGWNKLLASTDQFRSWGDCFGYTLLASGGADIMCDPKMSLWDMAALLPVIRGAGAAVSNWNGNDPVGSDSLIAAHPRHHAKIIEILNP
- a CDS encoding methyl-accepting chemotaxis protein, encoding MTIARKLLVILAASTLGLALLLALGHYIIRDSIDEARHLVQGTYAPIVERDLPKMAAMEGAITLLLNADRDAYQAELAQQKGAHTNREEALQKYIAEADENIGQVIERVTLASEEFTPEMDETFARVQKQHIAWKAELTESLQLSAQILAETDAEADEALIEQRRAQQEHVDKTFSAMRASIDELVGFFEGYIATANEQLKAKNEAALVARATNEAHAHQMLIIFYAVGGAIVLIIALALIQTTRSIVKALTSSITHLNESSQSVNSASEQLSAASNTIADEAAEQAAALEETLASLEELNATTQMNTEHVSQTSDRVTDIRQKVTHGSEVMARMLEAMQQISHNANQTATVMRTIDEIAFQTNLLALNAAVEAARAGEAGRGFAVVAEEVRNLAQRSAEAARSSSGMIEASHRSAKTGMETSERLDAFLRELGGEMDQIVRLSNEVATASREQAHGIQQISSAASQIDQSVQRGAATAEETASASTELSSLSQQMLLVVGELQKMVQRDGKRRTRDEDGDDLPSAYGHEEPSFFVGRKPGLEPKKASTPKSQTERSQQELIETF
- a CDS encoding DUF2490 domain-containing protein; translated protein: MRKTALIIGLASIAAPQLRAEETQYWAAWTFPEWQSGGFSTATALEQYHFDDGDFSFFYIGQKINYALNETWSIGAHPAVENWRRDGRWQQYYRLELEVTPTFQLSDKLSLSLRNRYELRREEGEMGDSADRYRPLATVTYQAAWLPRMTSYSASYEMFYSFDAERPIVHRYSPIRLTFKLNENISTAVYYLYQSKRQGLSNEWDGTHVLGLSSKLKF
- a CDS encoding DUF2490 domain-containing protein, translating into MSRISNILTLLALLLGSAACLKAEPTQYWAAWAFDVWESGDFSTQTNLENRHTDGLKLDYLRLTQKFEYQLNDTWAFVISPTIESQRRPGDWRETYRLEFELNPTFKLTDRLSLKLRNRYEARRREGSGNEAFDRFRHRTMLTYKAAWLPGMTSVSIANEIYYDFNAERLMTNRFYPVMLGFKINDHIKASTYYMYQSGRTAVQSDDWAGFHVIGVSSTFSF
- a CDS encoding DUF445 family protein; the protein is MQWIILATLPFISALIGWLTNRLAIHMLFSPREEKRLLGIRYQGLIPRRQREIASKTGEIVATELLTSHTLKAEIQKIDLNPYLRQAADTLIYERMGPRLKKMPLVGSFLNDSMLGQVHKIALEEMTRQAEPIKARFANEAEQHLDVQRLVREKVEAFDLGQLEAVIHRLAGQEFRQIELLGGVIGFIVGLVQLGLMLLAQSVG
- a CDS encoding ligase-associated DNA damage response exonuclease, whose product is MSERAPLVQPTESGPYCAAGDFYIDPWRPVDRAVITHAHSDHARRGARIYLCAEVGREILRERVGGSQSTIETLPYGGSTTINGVKVSLHPAGHILGSAQVRIEHQGEVWVVSGDYNPTHASNSCTPWEPVRCHTFITESTFGLPIYRWPEPQEVFGEIHAWWRRNQEQGLASVLPAYPLGKSQRLLAGLDASLGPIAVHGSVKTYLPMYERAGVKLAPTMPLSEESVPELKGRGLIVTSSAAQEVGLIRKLGGVSWAFASGWMMTRAARRNRDFDRGFVLSDHADWPGLLKAVEATGAERIGVTHGQVDAFSRYLREQGKDAYVFPTRYVGEAQGEGLQEDTPAEAARPESVDTPRAEA
- a CDS encoding tetratricopeptide repeat protein, which gives rise to MYELLYFLQLALTVYALYHAFRHGAPWWWFLLIFFFQPLGAIIYLVVEVLPGMRAQNNQVRMASAHRSEPTKSDVKSLRRQAEETPTPRNYALLADALARNGEPEEAVRLYREECLHGHNATDAELLEGLVRAQLAAKDGPGALDTLDRIPDQGISAEKQERQLLRGRALMLAERNEEALALLEQLVTVYPGEEARVCLGETQAKLGQSEKARETFQEVIRNVRRLKGNWRQRQVTFLRRAQRGLKSL